A region from the Sulfitobacter sp. D7 genome encodes:
- a CDS encoding DUF2834 domain-containing protein has protein sequence MSPLRMLYLALAVWGTIHPMYYFITWFNAEGWSLSAMVDAWHANAAASGLVWDLTIAAVTLTIWIIAEVAVRRNFSALIAIPATFCIGVSCGLPLYLFLRTAPIK, from the coding sequence ATGTCGCCCCTGCGCATGCTCTACCTCGCCCTCGCGGTCTGGGGCACGATCCATCCGATGTACTACTTCATCACTTGGTTCAACGCCGAGGGTTGGAGCCTGAGCGCCATGGTCGATGCGTGGCACGCCAATGCCGCCGCCAGCGGGCTGGTCTGGGATCTGACCATCGCCGCCGTCACATTAACCATCTGGATCATCGCCGAGGTCGCCGTGCGCCGGAATTTCAGCGCGCTGATTGCCATTCCCGCCACGTTCTGTATTGGGGTGAGCTGTGGCCTGCCGCTCTATCTGTTTCTGCGGACAGCGCCGATCAAATAG
- a CDS encoding zinc-ribbon domain-containing protein, with protein sequence MTMRLICPNCDAQYEVPDEVMPVAGRDVQCSNCGQTWFQHHPDNAPEQDDSEFDDPDFDDDVMHMKQRASDDTGEEQSAANSLPDLQPFGDEGYEDYEDEGFEDDGFEKGALEEGDFENDAFEKAAFAPEEENARPAPAAAPVRRSLDPAIAEILRQEAAAEQEARRRRPSEPLESQPDLGLDDAPRPAPKQAPHPDIAEDDHVPEDEDARRAHEARLRMAKMRGEPVPESENDAYGSASRRDLLPDIEEINSTLRHDRTQGQQAGPTPTAALDRPEKPRKSGGFMRGFTVMIALAAILAAVYVYAPQIAQSVPQADPYLSSYVAWMDDARIWLDGQLQDLLVWLDTVATQSQG encoded by the coding sequence ATGACCATGCGGCTGATCTGCCCCAACTGCGACGCGCAATACGAAGTCCCCGATGAGGTGATGCCGGTGGCAGGGCGTGACGTGCAATGTTCCAACTGCGGGCAGACGTGGTTTCAGCATCATCCCGACAATGCGCCCGAACAGGACGACAGTGAATTCGACGACCCGGATTTCGATGACGACGTGATGCATATGAAGCAACGCGCGTCGGATGACACTGGCGAAGAGCAGTCCGCGGCCAATAGCCTGCCTGATCTGCAGCCCTTCGGGGATGAGGGTTATGAGGATTACGAAGACGAGGGCTTCGAAGACGACGGATTTGAAAAGGGGGCATTAGAAGAGGGCGACTTCGAAAACGACGCCTTCGAAAAGGCTGCCTTCGCGCCGGAGGAGGAAAACGCGCGCCCGGCCCCCGCCGCCGCGCCCGTCAGACGCTCGCTCGACCCTGCCATTGCGGAAATTCTGCGTCAGGAGGCCGCGGCCGAGCAGGAAGCCCGCCGTCGTCGTCCGTCAGAGCCGTTGGAAAGCCAGCCGGACCTCGGGCTTGACGACGCGCCCCGTCCCGCGCCCAAACAAGCCCCCCATCCCGACATCGCCGAAGATGACCACGTGCCAGAGGACGAAGACGCCCGCCGCGCCCATGAAGCCCGGCTGCGCATGGCCAAAATGCGCGGAGAGCCGGTTCCCGAAAGCGAGAATGACGCCTACGGCAGCGCGTCGCGCCGGGATCTGCTGCCCGATATCGAAGAGATCAACTCAACCCTGCGCCACGACCGCACGCAGGGCCAGCAGGCGGGGCCAACGCCCACCGCCGCGCTCGACCGCCCTGAAAAACCGCGCAAATCGGGCGGGTTCATGCGCGGCTTCACCGTGATGATCGCCTTGGCGGCCATCTTGGCGGCAGTCTATGTCTATGCGCCGCAGATTGCGCAATCCGTGCCTCAGGCCGATCCTTACCTATCGTCCTATGTGGCATGGATGGACGACGCACGCATTTGGCTCGATGGGCAGTTACAGGACCTGCTGGTCTGGCTCGACACCGTGGCGACCCAATCGCAGGGCTGA
- a CDS encoding Hint domain-containing protein: MKTGFRGTFVISWSQTEIDGLEAAPVQSLELGSAWSWRGDTLRVDGPNDVLRLDMADGAEQLRKRAARKVQRLIGAALKEGGVMSSKPQRGDHTAPSLDNSFMVTNGARTYTVTLIDAGQGRTPLLMFVDELPPRDCELWVMHSTLKPQRDALSEAESGGVICFTPGTRIRTPMGSALIEDLREGVLIQTKDNGPQRLEWIGSRRMSGARLHAMPHLRPVRFRSGALGIAQPDASLLVSPDHRIVLKGPQARDLFNCDEVLVAAKDLINGRSVASDMSLREVTYIHVLLAEHQVMWANGVETESFHPAAAPLTSLGAQDRARLLAAHPLLEADPHSYGAFARRNLSTSEAAILRHVA, encoded by the coding sequence ATGAAAACGGGCTTTCGAGGCACGTTTGTCATCAGCTGGTCGCAAACAGAGATCGACGGTCTGGAGGCCGCGCCGGTGCAGTCGCTCGAACTGGGCTCGGCTTGGTCGTGGCGCGGGGATACTCTCCGTGTGGATGGGCCGAACGATGTGTTGCGGCTGGATATGGCGGACGGGGCAGAGCAGCTGCGCAAACGCGCGGCCCGCAAGGTGCAGCGCCTGATCGGCGCGGCGCTGAAGGAGGGCGGCGTGATGTCTTCCAAACCCCAGCGTGGAGACCATACCGCCCCATCGCTCGACAACAGTTTCATGGTCACCAACGGCGCGCGGACCTACACGGTCACGCTGATTGACGCAGGCCAAGGTCGCACACCGCTGTTGATGTTTGTCGATGAATTGCCACCGCGGGATTGCGAACTGTGGGTGATGCACAGCACGCTCAAGCCGCAGCGCGATGCGCTTTCAGAGGCCGAAAGCGGTGGTGTGATTTGCTTTACCCCCGGCACCCGCATCCGCACGCCCATGGGCAGCGCCCTGATCGAAGATCTGCGCGAGGGGGTTCTGATCCAGACCAAGGACAACGGCCCGCAACGGTTGGAGTGGATCGGCAGCCGCCGGATGAGCGGCGCGCGTCTGCACGCCATGCCGCATCTGCGCCCCGTGCGGTTCCGCTCCGGCGCTTTGGGGATCGCGCAGCCAGACGCTTCACTGCTGGTCTCGCCGGATCACCGGATCGTGCTGAAAGGCCCGCAGGCCCGTGATCTGTTCAATTGTGACGAGGTGCTGGTCGCGGCCAAAGACCTGATTAACGGGCGCAGCGTGGCCAGCGATATGTCCCTGCGCGAAGTGACCTATATCCATGTGCTGCTGGCCGAGCATCAGGTGATGTGGGCCAATGGGGTCGAAACCGAGAGCTTTCATCCCGCCGCAGCCCCGCTCACCAGTCTTGGCGCGCAGGATCGGGCGCGGCTTTTGGCGGCGCATCCGCTGTTGGAGGCTGATCCGCACAGTTACGGCGCGTTCGCGCGGCGCAATCTCAGCACGTCAGAGGCGGCGATCCTGCGGCATGTGGCCTGA
- a CDS encoding cell division ATP-binding protein FtsE encodes MIELENVAYSYGGGELLSDITLKLAPGSFHFLTGPSGAGKTTLMKLCYGALLPTAGHLRMFGADVRGLGRDDIALMRRRVGVVHQDVKFLDHLPLTENIALPLNVSGRQAEAGGTDLEELMSWVGLTNRADALPPELSGGERQRAALARAVIMSPDVILADEPTGNIDWEMSQRLLRLLIELNRMGKTVLIATHDLGLIRATKAHVQARVLRIANRRIQLAGADL; translated from the coding sequence GTGATAGAGCTCGAAAATGTGGCCTACAGCTATGGCGGGGGCGAATTGCTGTCCGACATCACGCTGAAACTCGCCCCCGGATCGTTCCATTTCCTCACCGGCCCCTCGGGCGCGGGCAAGACCACCTTGATGAAGCTCTGCTACGGCGCTCTGCTGCCCACGGCGGGGCACCTGCGGATGTTCGGGGCCGATGTGCGCGGGCTGGGGCGTGATGACATTGCGCTGATGCGCCGCCGCGTTGGTGTGGTGCATCAGGATGTAAAATTCCTCGACCACCTGCCGTTGACCGAGAATATCGCCCTGCCGCTGAACGTTTCGGGCCGTCAGGCCGAGGCGGGGGGCACCGATCTGGAAGAGCTGATGTCTTGGGTCGGCCTTACCAACCGGGCCGACGCCCTGCCGCCCGAGCTTTCGGGTGGGGAGCGGCAGCGGGCCGCACTGGCGCGTGCGGTGATCATGTCGCCCGATGTGATCTTGGCGGATGAGCCGACGGGGAACATCGATTGGGAGATGTCGCAACGGCTGCTGCGCCTGTTGATCGAGTTGAACCGCATGGGCAAGACCGTGTTGATCGCCACCCATGATCTGGGCCTGATCCGCGCTACCAAGGCGCATGTCCAAGCCCGCGTGCTGCGGATCGCCAACCGGCGCATTCAACTGGCGGGGGCGGATTTGTGA
- a CDS encoding DUF4175 domain-containing protein, which yields METSTYKADGLRVLRGPLRLTWAGMLAEALVQALWPMLALALAVLAALMMGAQDGLGGNLLWAVFAVLGIAFLGTLVFALRRFRVPSRADALARLDASLPGRPIRALLDDQAIGAGDAASAAVWKAHQKRMAARAAAAKPVKGDLRVSRADPYALRYLALLAFTVALVFGSVWRLGEVTQLTPGGAGGALASGPVWEGWAEPPRHTGKPTLYLNDLEAGALSLPAGTLITLRLYGELGALTVAENVSGREGAASSEPAQDFTLRQSGVISIEGPGARAWQITMLPDAAPQIERLGPPEVTALGEMSLPFAARDDYGVEAGEARISLDLASVDRRYGLTIDPDTRPEIVVPLPMPITGDRRDFEESLIENFSKHPWANLPVSLELSVLDAAEQQAVTEVSQLTLPGRRFFDPAAAAVIEMRRDLLWSRANAPRIAQVLRAVTYAPGEDLRSDVTVLRLKQLIRRLEIRARYGLDEEVQTEMAEDLWALAIELEEGVLADALARMRRAQDRLNEAMKNGASSAEIAELMEELRRATEEYLEQLQRQQAQEGEGQQPEGESMQMTQDDLQRMMDRIQELMEQGRMAEAAEALHQLQEMMENMRVTQGQPGEGGNSPGEQAMEGLSETLREQQGLSDQAFRDLQEQFNPGTGAGENEGNEGRNGSQGRGQSHEGQRGQGGQSGEEGAEEGLAGRQQALRDELRRQEGRLPGQGTPEGDAARDALDRAGEAMGRAGDALRRDELAEAIDNQAQAMEALREGMRSLGDAMEQEQGEGQPGQGTAEGDRRAEARDPLGREQGGNGANSSDAPLAQGPDDQSRARRLLDEIRRRSGEAERPEVERDYLNRLLDRF from the coding sequence ATGGAAACATCCACTTACAAGGCAGACGGGCTGCGCGTATTGCGCGGGCCATTGCGGCTGACTTGGGCGGGGATGCTGGCCGAGGCGCTGGTGCAGGCGCTTTGGCCGATGCTTGCGCTGGCGCTGGCGGTGCTCGCGGCGCTGATGATGGGGGCGCAGGACGGTCTGGGCGGTAATCTGCTTTGGGCCGTATTTGCCGTTCTCGGTATCGCATTTCTGGGCACCTTGGTGTTTGCGCTGCGGCGTTTTCGGGTGCCCTCACGCGCCGATGCGCTGGCCCGGCTGGATGCCAGCCTGCCGGGGCGGCCCATTCGGGCGCTGTTGGACGATCAGGCAATCGGCGCGGGTGATGCGGCGTCGGCGGCGGTCTGGAAGGCCCATCAGAAACGGATGGCGGCACGGGCGGCGGCAGCCAAACCGGTAAAGGGTGATCTGCGTGTGTCGCGGGCTGACCCCTATGCGCTGCGCTATCTGGCGCTGCTGGCGTTCACTGTGGCATTGGTCTTTGGTTCGGTCTGGCGGCTGGGTGAGGTGACGCAACTGACCCCCGGCGGCGCGGGCGGCGCGTTGGCCTCTGGTCCGGTTTGGGAAGGTTGGGCCGAACCGCCGCGCCATACGGGCAAGCCAACGCTTTATCTGAATGACCTTGAGGCCGGGGCACTGTCGCTGCCTGCGGGCACCTTGATCACCCTGCGGCTTTACGGCGAGTTGGGCGCGCTGACGGTCGCGGAAAACGTCTCGGGCCGGGAGGGGGCGGCGTCGTCAGAACCCGCGCAGGATTTCACCCTGCGCCAAAGCGGCGTGATCAGCATTGAGGGTCCGGGCGCGCGGGCATGGCAGATCACGATGCTGCCCGACGCCGCCCCGCAGATTGAGCGGTTGGGCCCGCCCGAGGTGACTGCCTTGGGCGAGATGAGCCTGCCGTTTGCCGCGCGGGATGATTACGGCGTCGAAGCGGGCGAGGCGCGGATCAGCCTTGATCTGGCCTCTGTCGACCGGCGCTATGGGTTGACCATCGACCCTGACACACGGCCCGAGATCGTCGTGCCGCTGCCCATGCCGATCACCGGTGACCGGCGCGATTTTGAAGAAAGCTTGATCGAGAATTTCTCTAAGCACCCTTGGGCCAATCTGCCGGTATCTCTAGAGCTTTCCGTGCTCGACGCTGCCGAACAGCAAGCCGTGACCGAGGTGAGCCAATTGACCCTGCCGGGGCGGCGCTTTTTCGATCCCGCGGCGGCAGCAGTCATCGAGATGCGCCGCGATCTTTTGTGGTCGCGGGCCAATGCGCCGCGCATCGCGCAGGTGCTTCGCGCTGTGACCTATGCGCCGGGGGAGGATCTGCGCTCGGATGTGACGGTTCTGCGGCTCAAGCAGTTGATCCGCCGTCTGGAAATCCGCGCGCGCTATGGGTTGGACGAAGAGGTCCAGACCGAGATGGCCGAAGACCTCTGGGCGCTGGCGATTGAACTCGAAGAAGGCGTGTTGGCCGATGCGCTGGCGCGGATGCGCCGGGCACAGGATCGGCTGAATGAGGCGATGAAGAACGGTGCGTCGTCGGCAGAGATTGCCGAGCTGATGGAGGAATTGCGCCGCGCCACCGAAGAGTACCTAGAGCAACTCCAGCGGCAACAGGCACAGGAGGGCGAAGGCCAGCAGCCTGAAGGCGAGTCCATGCAGATGACGCAAGACGATCTGCAACGCATGATGGACCGCATTCAGGAGTTGATGGAGCAAGGCCGCATGGCCGAGGCCGCCGAGGCGCTGCATCAGTTGCAGGAAATGATGGAGAACATGCGCGTCACCCAAGGCCAGCCCGGCGAGGGCGGCAATTCACCGGGTGAGCAGGCGATGGAGGGGCTCTCGGAAACCCTGCGCGAGCAACAGGGGCTTAGCGATCAGGCCTTCCGCGACCTGCAAGAGCAGTTCAACCCCGGCACCGGGGCGGGCGAGAATGAAGGCAACGAAGGCCGCAATGGCAGTCAGGGCCGCGGTCAGAGCCATGAGGGCCAGCGGGGGCAGGGCGGCCAATCCGGCGAAGAGGGCGCCGAAGAGGGGCTGGCCGGGCGTCAGCAAGCGCTGCGCGACGAGCTGCGCCGTCAGGAAGGCCGTCTGCCGGGGCAAGGCACGCCCGAAGGGGATGCCGCGCGTGATGCACTGGACCGCGCCGGAGAGGCGATGGGCCGCGCCGGAGACGCCCTGCGCCGCGATGAGTTGGCCGAGGCAATCGACAATCAAGCACAGGCCATGGAGGCGCTGCGCGAAGGGATGCGGTCGCTTGGCGATGCGATGGAGCAAGAACAGGGCGAGGGCCAGCCCGGTCAAGGCACTGCCGAAGGCGACCGCCGGGCCGAGGCGCGCGATCCGCTGGGGCGCGAGCAGGGGGGCAATGGGGCGAATAGCTCAGACGCGCCGCTGGCACAGGGGCCGGACGATCAGAGCCGCGCGCGGCGTCTGCTGGACGAAATCCGCCGCCGCTCGGGCGAGGCGGAGCGGCCCGAAGTTGAACGCGATTACCTCAACAGACTTTTGGATCGGTTTTAA
- the argH gene encoding argininosuccinate lyase gives MTDTTSNKMWGGRFAAGPDAIMEAINASIGFDKRMAAQDIAGSRAHAAMLAATGILTDNDADAIREGLLTILSEIEEGRFEFSAALEDIHMNVEARLKDLIGEPAGRLHTGRSRNDQVATDFKLWVRDQLDAADEGLQALIRALLSQAEAGADWVMPGFTHLQTAQPVTWGHHMMAYVEMFGRDLSRIRDARRRMNECPLGAAALAGTSFPIDRDMTAEALGFDCPAANSLDAVSDRDFALEFMGAASICAMHLSRFAEELVIWSSAQFRFVALSDRFSTGSSIMPQKKNPDAAELIRAKVGRIFGANTALMIVMKGLPLAYSKDMQEDKEQVFDAADNLMLALAAMTGMVGDMTAERENLAAAAGSGFSTATDLADWLVRVPNLPFRDAHHVTGTLVAMAEAQGCDLPDLTLEQMQSVHAEITKDVFDVLGVENSVNSRMSYGGTAPAQVRAQVERWKEILK, from the coding sequence ATGACCGACACGACCTCGAACAAAATGTGGGGTGGCCGTTTCGCCGCCGGACCGGACGCGATCATGGAGGCGATCAACGCCTCGATCGGGTTCGACAAACGGATGGCCGCACAAGACATCGCCGGGTCGCGTGCCCATGCCGCCATGCTGGCAGCCACGGGCATTCTGACTGATAACGACGCCGACGCGATACGGGAAGGGCTTCTCACGATCTTGTCAGAGATCGAAGAGGGCCGGTTCGAGTTCTCTGCAGCACTCGAAGACATTCACATGAACGTCGAAGCGCGGTTGAAAGATCTGATCGGGGAGCCCGCAGGCCGCTTGCACACGGGCCGCAGCCGGAACGACCAAGTCGCCACCGATTTCAAACTTTGGGTGCGCGACCAGTTGGACGCCGCCGACGAGGGGCTCCAAGCCCTGATCCGCGCGCTTTTGTCTCAGGCCGAAGCGGGCGCTGATTGGGTCATGCCCGGTTTCACCCACCTGCAAACCGCGCAGCCCGTGACATGGGGCCATCACATGATGGCCTATGTCGAAATGTTTGGCCGCGATCTCTCGCGCATCCGCGATGCGCGTCGCCGTATGAACGAATGCCCGCTGGGGGCCGCCGCACTGGCTGGCACCTCCTTCCCGATTGACCGGGACATGACAGCAGAGGCGCTCGGCTTTGACTGCCCCGCGGCGAACAGCCTCGATGCCGTCAGCGACCGCGACTTCGCGTTGGAGTTCATGGGGGCCGCCAGCATCTGCGCCATGCATCTGTCGCGCTTTGCCGAGGAATTGGTGATTTGGTCGTCGGCACAGTTCCGCTTCGTGGCGTTGTCGGACCGTTTCTCGACCGGCTCAAGCATCATGCCGCAAAAGAAAAACCCCGACGCTGCCGAGCTGATCCGCGCCAAAGTGGGCCGTATCTTTGGGGCGAACACCGCGCTGATGATCGTGATGAAGGGCCTGCCGCTGGCCTATTCCAAGGACATGCAGGAAGACAAAGAGCAGGTCTTTGACGCTGCCGACAACCTGATGCTGGCGCTGGCCGCGATGACCGGGATGGTGGGCGACATGACTGCGGAGCGCGAGAACCTCGCCGCCGCTGCGGGCTCGGGATTCTCCACCGCCACCGATCTGGCCGACTGGCTGGTGCGAGTGCCGAACCTGCCGTTCCGCGACGCGCACCATGTGACCGGCACGCTGGTCGCCATGGCCGAGGCGCAGGGCTGCGATCTGCCGGACCTCACGCTGGAACAGATGCAATCGGTGCACGCCGAGATCACTAAGGACGTTTTCGATGTGCTTGGCGTCGAAAACTCGGTAAACTCGCGCATGTCCTATGGCGGCACCGCCCCTGCGCAGGTGCGTGCCCAAGTCGAGCGTTGGAAGGAAATTCTGAAGTGA
- a CDS encoding lysophospholipid acyltransferase family protein: MKLLQWVRSILYIVQVTVAMPVLGLAFAPWAMFSKRGAYRACKTYAAWAMWSARWLIGLRCEVRGTVPDGEVLVAAKHQSFLDILMIFHALPRAKFIMKREVLWTPVIGQYAKRMGMIAVNRGKRGQAITKMMADVNAGRVEPGQLVIYSQGTRVAPGLSAPYKVGTAVLYDQMGQVCVPVATNAGHFWPRRGLYRKPGLAVVEFLEPIEPGLDKRSFMARLEEEVESRSNALLHEAGWRPVEAG, from the coding sequence ATGAAGCTGCTGCAATGGGTCCGGTCGATCCTCTATATCGTGCAGGTGACCGTGGCGATGCCGGTGCTCGGGTTGGCCTTTGCGCCTTGGGCAATGTTTTCGAAACGCGGGGCCTATCGGGCCTGCAAGACCTATGCCGCTTGGGCCATGTGGTCGGCCCGCTGGCTGATCGGGCTGCGCTGCGAGGTGCGTGGCACGGTACCGGATGGTGAAGTTTTGGTGGCCGCAAAACACCAATCGTTTTTGGATATCTTGATGATCTTTCACGCTCTGCCGCGTGCAAAATTCATTATGAAACGCGAGGTGCTTTGGACCCCGGTGATTGGCCAATACGCCAAACGGATGGGCATGATTGCCGTCAACCGTGGCAAACGCGGGCAGGCGATCACCAAGATGATGGCCGACGTGAACGCCGGTCGGGTCGAGCCGGGGCAGTTGGTGATCTATTCACAAGGCACCCGCGTGGCACCGGGCCTCAGCGCACCTTACAAGGTTGGTACGGCGGTGCTTTATGACCAGATGGGGCAGGTTTGCGTGCCGGTAGCGACCAATGCGGGCCATTTCTGGCCGCGTCGAGGGCTCTACCGCAAGCCGGGTTTGGCTGTCGTGGAGTTTCTAGAACCGATTGAGCCGGGGCTGGATAAGCGAAGCTTTATGGCGCGGTTGGAAGAAGAGGTCGAGAGCCGTTCGAACGCCTTGCTGCATGAAGCTGGGTGGCGGCCTGTAGAGGCCGGGTAG
- the lysA gene encoding diaminopimelate decarboxylase: MDHFLYKDGVLHAEDVSLAEIAAAVGTPVYVYSTATLLRHFHLFDDALSGMDHLVCYAMKANSNQAVLRTLAQAGAGMDVVSGGEYRRAKAAGVPGDRIVFSGVGKTREEIELALTGGIRQFNVESEPEMILLDIVARELGKVAPITIRVNPDVDAKTHAKIATGKSENKFGIPIARAREVYAMAANLPGLEIVGIDVHIGSQLTDLAPFEQAYGKVAELTEVLRADGHNIRRLDLGGGLGIPYERSNSAPPLPTDYGAMVQRTLGHLGCEVEIEPGRLIAGNAGVLVSEVIYLKSGEGRDFLILDAAMNDLIRPAMYDAWHDIVPLNEPAPGAEPRPVDIVGPVCESGDTFAKQRMMPVLGSGDLVAFRSAGAYGAVMSSEYNSRPLIPEVLVNGDQFAVIRPRPSFDEMINRDTIPEWL; the protein is encoded by the coding sequence ATGGATCATTTTCTCTATAAAGACGGTGTGTTGCACGCCGAAGACGTGAGCTTGGCCGAGATCGCCGCCGCTGTCGGCACGCCGGTCTACGTCTATTCCACCGCGACGCTGCTGCGGCATTTTCACCTGTTCGACGATGCGCTTTCGGGCATGGATCATCTGGTCTGCTACGCGATGAAGGCCAATTCCAACCAAGCCGTGTTGCGCACGCTGGCGCAGGCGGGCGCGGGGATGGATGTGGTCTCGGGCGGGGAATACCGCCGGGCCAAGGCGGCAGGCGTGCCGGGCGACAGGATCGTCTTTTCCGGCGTAGGCAAAACCCGCGAAGAGATCGAATTGGCTCTGACGGGCGGCATTCGCCAGTTCAACGTCGAGAGCGAGCCGGAGATGATCCTGCTTGATATCGTGGCGCGTGAATTGGGCAAGGTCGCGCCGATCACCATCCGCGTGAACCCCGATGTCGATGCGAAAACCCACGCCAAGATCGCCACCGGCAAAAGCGAAAACAAGTTTGGCATCCCCATCGCCCGCGCCCGCGAGGTCTATGCCATGGCGGCCAATCTGCCGGGGTTGGAGATTGTCGGCATCGACGTGCATATCGGCAGCCAACTCACCGATCTCGCCCCCTTTGAGCAGGCCTATGGCAAGGTCGCGGAACTGACCGAAGTGCTGCGCGCCGATGGTCATAACATCCGGCGGCTGGACCTTGGCGGCGGGTTGGGCATCCCTTACGAGCGATCCAACTCCGCCCCCCCATTGCCGACGGATTATGGCGCGATGGTGCAGCGCACGCTGGGGCATCTGGGCTGCGAGGTCGAGATTGAACCGGGCCGCCTGATCGCGGGCAACGCGGGTGTCTTGGTCAGCGAAGTGATCTACCTCAAATCCGGCGAGGGCCGCGATTTCCTGATCCTTGATGCCGCGATGAACGACCTGATCCGGCCCGCCATGTATGACGCATGGCATGACATCGTGCCGCTGAATGAACCCGCTCCGGGAGCCGAGCCGCGCCCGGTGGATATCGTCGGCCCGGTTTGCGAATCCGGCGATACGTTCGCCAAACAACGCATGATGCCGGTGCTGGGGTCAGGCGATCTGGTGGCCTTCCGCTCTGCCGGAGCCTACGGCGCGGTGATGAGCAGCGAATATAATTCGCGGCCCCTGATCCCCGAGGTGCTGGTCAATGGCGATCAATTCGCGGTTATCCGCCCACGGCCAAGCTTTGACGAAATGATAAACCGCGATACCATCCCTGAATGGCTTTGA
- a CDS encoding cell division protein FtsX, whose amino-acid sequence MGALRAIFKGDRQADRVVPPSGFTAQLTLFAAGAMAFLAVFALALSLASGRLAQVWGQELAQSATVRIVAPLDQRAAQTEAALKVLQTTKGVASARALTDAEQEELLAPWFGPELAMESLPVPRLIEVVEEGEGLDPVGLRLRLSAEVPGAVLDDHSRWRAPLVAAASRLRLLGWISTLLIGAAVAAMVTLAAQAALAANAQVIAVLRLVGATDDYIARAFIRRFTLRALLGAAAGTVLGMVAVVLLPDAGEAGGFLTGLGFRGWHWVVPLMVPILVGAVAFAATGAAARRTLRELT is encoded by the coding sequence ATGGGCGCCCTGCGCGCGATTTTCAAAGGCGACAGGCAAGCGGACCGCGTGGTGCCGCCCTCGGGTTTCACGGCGCAGCTCACCTTGTTTGCCGCCGGGGCGATGGCCTTTCTCGCGGTATTTGCCTTGGCGCTGTCGCTTGCTTCGGGCCGGTTGGCGCAGGTTTGGGGGCAGGAGTTGGCGCAGTCGGCTACGGTCCGCATTGTCGCGCCATTGGACCAACGCGCGGCCCAGACTGAGGCCGCGTTGAAGGTGTTGCAGACGACCAAGGGCGTGGCCTCGGCCCGCGCGCTGACGGATGCGGAGCAGGAAGAACTGCTTGCCCCATGGTTCGGCCCTGAACTGGCGATGGAGAGCTTGCCGGTGCCGCGTTTAATCGAAGTGGTTGAGGAAGGCGAGGGGCTGGACCCGGTGGGCCTGCGCCTGCGTCTCTCTGCCGAAGTGCCCGGAGCCGTGCTGGATGACCACAGCCGCTGGCGCGCGCCGTTAGTGGCCGCGGCAAGCCGGTTGCGGCTGCTGGGTTGGATTTCTACGCTGCTGATCGGGGCTGCGGTGGCGGCCATGGTGACGCTGGCCGCGCAGGCCGCACTGGCCGCCAATGCGCAGGTGATCGCGGTGCTGCGGCTGGTGGGGGCGACGGATGACTATATCGCGCGGGCCTTCATTCGGCGCTTTACCCTGCGCGCGCTGTTGGGTGCGGCGGCGGGCACGGTGCTTGGCATGGTGGCGGTCGTTCTGTTGCCCGATGCCGGCGAGGCGGGCGGCTTTTTGACCGGCTTGGGCTTTCGCGGCTGGCACTGGGTGGTGCCGCTTATGGTGCCGATCTTGGTCGGGGCGGTGGCCTTTGCCGCCACCGGGGCTGCGGCCCGGCGTACGTTGAGGGAACTGACATGA
- a CDS encoding TlpA family protein disulfide reductase: MKNLVLGFVYTLLVAGANPALAGTADIAGLRDGDMKKLVIHDAPQAASDVTFEREDDGEAMSLADYEGKIVLVNFWATWCAPCRKEMPQLNALQKEFGGDDFQVLTIATGRNSEEGIKRFFEEAGVDSLPRHQDPKQKLASQMGVFGLPISVLLDREGREIARLQGDAEWDSESARAIIAALIKEDAEG; encoded by the coding sequence ATGAAAAATCTGGTGCTTGGCTTCGTTTATACGCTGCTTGTCGCAGGTGCAAACCCCGCCCTTGCCGGAACGGCTGACATCGCAGGGCTGCGCGACGGGGACATGAAGAAACTCGTGATCCATGACGCGCCACAAGCGGCCTCTGACGTGACCTTTGAGCGTGAGGACGATGGCGAGGCGATGTCGCTGGCGGATTACGAAGGTAAGATCGTGCTGGTGAACTTCTGGGCCACATGGTGCGCGCCCTGCCGCAAGGAAATGCCGCAGTTGAACGCGCTGCAAAAGGAATTCGGAGGCGATGACTTTCAGGTGCTGACCATCGCCACAGGCCGCAATTCAGAGGAAGGGATCAAGCGTTTCTTTGAAGAGGCCGGCGTCGACAGCCTGCCCCGCCACCAAGACCCGAAACAAAAGCTCGCCAGCCAAATGGGCGTTTTCGGCCTGCCGATCAGCGTGCTACTGGACCGTGAAGGGCGTGAGATCGCCCGGTTGCAGGGCGATGCGGAATGGGACTCTGAGAGCGCGCGGGCGATTATCGCGGCGCTGATCAAAGAAGACGCCGAGGGCTAA